A region from the Silene latifolia isolate original U9 population chromosome 7, ASM4854445v1, whole genome shotgun sequence genome encodes:
- the LOC141589938 gene encoding enolase-like: MSFEHYIHILRSTLQRTRKVLSCSRQTIEKVVIGMNVAASEFYKEDKSYDLHFKEVRISGEPLKDLYKSFAVEYHIVSIEDPFDQDDWEHYAKMTAEIGDKVQIDNLLMTAEIGLS, translated from the exons ATGAGTTTTGAACACTATATTCATATTCTGCGTTCGACCCTTCAGAGAACAAGGAAGGTCTTGAGTTGCTCAAGACAGACCATTGAGAAG GTGGTTATTGGGATGAATGTTGCTGCATCTGAGTTCTACAAGGAGGACAAGTCATATGACTTACACTTTAAGGAAGTG AGGATTTCTGGTGAGCCCCTCAAGGATCTCTACAAGTCATTTGCGGTTGAGTACCACATTGTGTCAATTGAAGATCCTTTTGACCAAGATGACTGGGAGCACTATGCTAAGATGACCGCAGAAATCGGAGACAAAGTACAAATAGATAATCTCTTGATGACCGCAGAAATCGGACTTAGTTAG